TATCAATAGTGTCTTTTCAGCAATGGTTGGATAGAAAAATTAATGATATAAAAAAGGATAAATATTCTCCTAAACTTTTACTTCACAGTTGTTGTGCTCCCTGTAGTAGCTATGTAATAGAATATCTATCTACTTATTTTTTAGTAACTGTCTTCTTTTATAATCCTAACATTTATCCAGAAGCTGAATATAAAAAAAGATTAAAGGAACAAATTAAACTTATTAAGAAGCTCCCGGTAGAGAATGAAGTAAATTTGATTGTTGGTCCTTATGAACCAGATGTCTTTTTTCAAAGAATAAAGGGTCTGGAACAGGAAAAAGAGGGTCAAAAACGTTGTTTAAAGTGTTATGAATTGCGTCTGGAAAAAACAGCTCAACATGCTTCTCAATCAGGATTCTCCTACTTTACCACCACCCTGACTATCAGTCCTCATAAAAATGCTAAGCTAATTAACCGGCTTGGCTATAATATTGCTTCTACCTACCAACTGGAATATTTATTCAGTGACTTTAAAAAGAAAGGCGGTTTCAAGAGATCTATCACTCTCTCTCACCAATACCAGCTCTACCGTCAAAATTATTGTGGATGTATGTTTTCTAAAAATAATTTAAAAATTACTCAAAAAGATTGAAAAGGTGAAAATTTTATAGTATCACTTCCTCAATCTATTCTTTTAATAGCAAAAACAATAAATTTATTATCTTAAACCATAATTTTAAGCTTAAGTAGAACGAATTTCCTGGCGCATAAACACCACATAAGAAATAGCAAAACAAATTAATATTAATGCTATTAAAATAACAAACTGCGGCCAAACCACTAAAATACTCTGACCAATACTAAGTGGACTGGGTATTACTTCCAGACTCTTTAAGGCAGTAGTAATGCCAAAAAACCTGATGGAAGGATTTAGTATGGCAGTTGTACATTCCTGGAATAAGATAAGTGGTGATACTCTTAATATCATATTCCTAATGCCTTCATTTTTGGCTACCAGTTCCAGAGTAGCATCAGTTCCCAGAGGAACCATCTGATCAGCAATGACATTAGCAACCATTAGAATAAAAAAGGAAAAGAATATCCATACCATTATTGATACCAGAGCAGATGTTGCTGTCTGTCGGAAAACGATAGAAAAAAGAATTCCCAAACCCATCCAGAATCCAATATAAACAATGCTTAACAGGAAGAATAATCCTATTCGGGCTAATTCTTGCATAGTGGGAATAATTCCAAATACTATCATTTCCAGACCAAAAATAATCATTATAATGCTGATTAACATTACCGCAATAGTAGTTATTCCAGCTAAGAACTTGCCATTAATCAGGGCATCTCGATAAATCGGCTGTGATAACACCATACTCATCGTCCCACCGGAACGCTCACTATTCACAGCATCAAATCCAAAGATAATTCCGATTAAAGGACCAAAAAAGCTGACAAAAAAAATGAAGGAAGGAAGGGTCCCAGCAGAAAAGGTAAATAGTTTCAGAAAAAGGTATTCACCGACAAATTGACTTACGTCACTTCCTACCGATTGGTGCATGACATAAATAATGGTACCAGCGCTAAGGGCTACAATTAGAAAAAGTATGATAAATTTCCTGCTGCCTAAATAATCAGCCAATTCCTTCCAGTAAACAATGCTTAACCCTGACATGATTAATTACCCTCCTGAAAATATTTAGTATAGATTTTTTCCAGTGAGATATCCTCTGCCCTCTTTTCTACCTTCAAGACACCATCTAACTTTTGAATACTGGCAATTAGTTGAGAGGCATCCTGGTTATCATTAAAACTTATCTCTAACAGATTGCTTTTTTTGGTTAATATTTTTTTACTTATCTCTGGCAATGAACCCATAGCAACCATTTTACCTTTGGAAAAAATTCCTATCTTGGTACAAATCTGTTGCACCTGGTAAAGAAGATGAGAGCATAAAAAGATAGTTATGTTTTCTTCCCGATTTACTTTTGTTATTAATTCTAAAATTTCTTCTACTCCTTGAGGATCAATTCCGGTAGTAGGCTCATCTAATATGGCTAATTTGGGTTTTTTTACAAAAACAGTACCCAATCCCAATCTCTGTTTCATACCTTTAGA
This region of Atribacterota bacterium genomic DNA includes:
- a CDS encoding epoxyqueuosine reductase QueH — its product is MNNNALSIVSFQQWLDRKINDIKKDKYSPKLLLHSCCAPCSSYVIEYLSTYFLVTVFFYNPNIYPEAEYKKRLKEQIKLIKKLPVENEVNLIVGPYEPDVFFQRIKGLEQEKEGQKRCLKCYELRLEKTAQHASQSGFSYFTTTLTISPHKNAKLINRLGYNIASTYQLEYLFSDFKKKGGFKRSITLSHQYQLYRQNYCGCMFSKNNLKITQKD
- a CDS encoding ABC transporter permease subunit encodes the protein MSGLSIVYWKELADYLGSRKFIILFLIVALSAGTIIYVMHQSVGSDVSQFVGEYLFLKLFTFSAGTLPSFIFFVSFFGPLIGIIFGFDAVNSERSGGTMSMVLSQPIYRDALINGKFLAGITTIAVMLISIIMIIFGLEMIVFGIIPTMQELARIGLFFLLSIVYIGFWMGLGILFSIVFRQTATSALVSIMVWIFFSFFILMVANVIADQMVPLGTDATLELVAKNEGIRNMILRVSPLILFQECTTAILNPSIRFFGITTALKSLEVIPSPLSIGQSILVVWPQFVILIALILICFAISYVVFMRQEIRST
- a CDS encoding ABC transporter ATP-binding protein produces the protein MKPTQTILETKNLSKIYNGTLVVDNLNLMIEEGEIFGFLGPNGAGKTTTILMILGLTEPSSGEVSVFGYNSTREPLKVKRITSYLPENVGFYEDLTAWENLAYVARLNRIPEKEASERIEEVLTLVGLAEVKNLEVGKFSKGMKQRLGLGTVFVKKPKLAILDEPTTGIDPQGVEEILELITKVNREENITIFLCSHLLYQVQQICTKIGIFSKGKMVAMGSLPEISKKILTKKSNLLEISFNDNQDASQLIASIQKLDGVLKVEKRAEDISLEKIYTKYFQEGN